In one Vulgatibacter incomptus genomic region, the following are encoded:
- a CDS encoding L-threonylcarbamoyladenylate synthase produces MADAPILSIDPEHPQPRLIERAVAALEAGGVIAYPTDTYYAIGCDLSNKKAIEKLYQLKARPKGKPLSFLCADLSDISRYANVDKFAYRVMKRLVPGPYTFILPATRLTPEIAMTKQKTVGIRVPQAAIPMALVERLGQPLLTTSATFGDESLDDPREIKAHLGHGLELIIDGGYQVTEPSTVLSLLEDRVEVLREGKGPVEGLI; encoded by the coding sequence ATGGCCGACGCACCCATCCTCTCCATCGATCCCGAGCACCCGCAGCCCCGGCTGATCGAGCGCGCCGTCGCCGCCCTCGAGGCCGGCGGCGTCATCGCCTACCCGACCGACACCTACTACGCCATCGGTTGCGACCTCTCGAACAAGAAGGCGATCGAGAAGCTCTACCAGCTCAAGGCGCGGCCCAAGGGCAAGCCGCTCTCCTTCCTCTGCGCCGACCTCTCGGACATCTCCCGCTACGCCAACGTCGACAAGTTCGCCTACCGGGTGATGAAACGCCTGGTGCCAGGCCCCTACACTTTCATCCTCCCCGCGACGCGCCTCACCCCCGAGATCGCAATGACGAAGCAGAAGACCGTCGGCATCCGGGTCCCCCAGGCCGCGATCCCCATGGCCCTCGTCGAGCGCCTGGGCCAGCCCCTCCTGACCACCTCCGCCACTTTCGGCGACGAGTCCCTCGACGACCCCCGCGAGATCAAGGCGCACCTCGGCCACGGCCTCGAGCTGATCATCGACGGTGGCTACCAGGTCACCGAGCCGTCCACGGTGCTCTCGCTCCTCGAAGATCGAGTCGAGGTCCTGCGAGAAGGGAAGGGTCCCGTCGAGGGCTTGATCTGA
- a CDS encoding M4 family metallopeptidase yields the protein MLDSSSPVRLDSALTGEKGSWAESPFLDEKQKYVLARLEEQSAAPLIVEIDEEHRVVTSIGLRVPIQPKDPSSIDKSVFVFTQGISTLWRIDPGLISITPKPSPVKPDPPPGPKEPDCTIVNVGAHDASGRQVVGTGVSVRVQGGLVTSIVGNMWDPGARAIAPERISASEAVAILQELVGPDALGPGAENSAQEVVFDPRVFDDDGDPSQAWAFSSYAEDGPLDQYYVVDAKSRSVVVRASFISRPWSIEGCVIASGETPSGLPRVSLNPNTGTPALMSFRKMGGARTTGAKPIERAYDLMLQPGMIEAYGSKNPWRHLQNPDVYTDESGMSHVHFDEYYGGIPVAGAGLTVGIRPNGNAEYVAGTFVFDPQIEVKPKVSSDNAVQAATERFLKETCDTIEDANDRAACEKDLYIELLQNPPATRLVVFSTEVFHHTEESIARGPYLAWEVLFPDVKFFVDADEVKILYTESTSRAAWYQSTIRNVDSGNVYWKNDVPVYTDNQQDPLWLWLFAGEIEAAINLQTWKEHVNKEQLRLLGTQGPWGLEDPLPNPEQDPRSLEIHFGTYHWYGHVFPSFDYEAATTNGGNKTTIQLGRGMMCPDVFAHEYTHGFNYHSGLMNNYGYEAGAIDESIADFASQTWYPNDDGGWEFGRGCARIGDGGLRDLGNPGRAPYYMPEHTGAMDAKCTYFSLLGIPLIQDEDCAHFWAGVPNKAAVYMADGIPWRNQKPFGRSTTAGLLLATVKSRRLANATRFVDLKENVYQQCKEFVASRSDKYGKTWTQDDCTLVDVAYGDVGIESATFYGYYAQKNSALFGSKQDVKFREDDTLFRGCTLTNQTLVMETRRGGDKWSTWADGMEVSLANGEAGARVTYRASLTDLTKREVHVHRWSEWNHWNVVWVTEDFPPGFAREDCVAPDGFHLVVAYSTAKVNEWPAFFDGHSGNRRINWDVTLPAGCQRHLALGIHYHDTVPLGTLKTEGHKGHGYSVSSRDQEDKQSLGATLHWWHDGLSQIHARVAYRLFEQDGRSPSCLNELSAALQPYP from the coding sequence ATGCTCGACTCTTCCTCTCCGGTCAGACTCGACTCCGCTTTGACTGGAGAAAAGGGTTCCTGGGCCGAAAGCCCATTCCTCGATGAGAAACAGAAGTACGTCCTCGCGAGGCTAGAGGAGCAGTCCGCCGCGCCCCTGATCGTCGAGATCGACGAGGAACACCGCGTAGTGACGTCGATTGGCCTTCGGGTGCCGATCCAGCCGAAAGATCCCTCCTCGATCGACAAGAGCGTATTCGTTTTCACGCAGGGTATTTCAACTCTCTGGCGAATCGATCCCGGACTGATCAGCATTACGCCAAAGCCGTCACCTGTGAAGCCCGATCCTCCCCCGGGGCCCAAAGAGCCCGATTGCACCATAGTGAACGTCGGCGCGCACGACGCGTCCGGGAGGCAAGTCGTCGGAACGGGTGTCTCCGTCCGTGTTCAAGGGGGCTTGGTTACCTCCATCGTCGGCAATATGTGGGACCCTGGTGCGCGGGCGATTGCTCCCGAGCGAATTAGCGCGAGCGAAGCCGTCGCGATCCTCCAGGAGCTTGTTGGCCCAGATGCCTTGGGACCTGGGGCCGAAAACAGTGCGCAGGAGGTTGTGTTCGACCCTCGAGTTTTCGACGATGACGGCGATCCTTCTCAGGCGTGGGCCTTCTCATCGTACGCAGAGGATGGCCCTCTGGACCAGTATTACGTGGTCGACGCAAAGAGCAGGTCCGTCGTCGTGCGCGCCTCGTTCATTTCACGACCCTGGTCCATCGAGGGCTGCGTAATCGCCAGTGGCGAGACGCCGTCCGGCCTGCCACGGGTCTCCCTCAACCCCAATACTGGAACGCCGGCGCTGATGAGCTTCCGGAAAATGGGAGGCGCTCGTACGACCGGCGCCAAGCCGATCGAGCGGGCCTACGATCTGATGCTCCAGCCTGGCATGATCGAGGCTTACGGCTCCAAGAATCCGTGGCGCCATCTCCAGAATCCGGACGTTTACACAGACGAATCGGGAATGAGCCACGTGCACTTCGACGAGTACTACGGCGGCATCCCAGTCGCGGGGGCAGGACTCACCGTCGGAATCCGTCCGAACGGAAACGCCGAGTACGTGGCCGGGACGTTCGTTTTCGATCCCCAGATCGAGGTGAAGCCAAAAGTCTCTTCCGATAACGCAGTCCAAGCGGCGACCGAGCGATTCCTCAAGGAAACCTGCGACACCATTGAGGATGCCAACGATCGAGCCGCCTGTGAGAAAGACTTGTACATTGAACTCCTTCAAAACCCTCCAGCGACCCGGCTCGTCGTCTTCTCCACCGAAGTCTTCCACCACACCGAAGAATCCATCGCTCGCGGGCCCTACCTCGCCTGGGAGGTATTGTTCCCTGATGTGAAGTTCTTCGTGGACGCCGACGAGGTCAAAATCCTTTACACCGAGTCGACATCCAGAGCCGCCTGGTACCAATCGACGATCCGAAACGTCGATTCCGGCAATGTCTACTGGAAGAACGACGTACCGGTTTACACGGACAACCAGCAGGACCCCTTGTGGTTGTGGCTTTTCGCAGGAGAGATCGAGGCGGCCATCAACCTTCAAACCTGGAAGGAGCACGTCAACAAAGAACAGCTTCGCCTGCTCGGAACGCAGGGTCCGTGGGGTCTCGAAGACCCGCTCCCTAACCCGGAACAGGACCCTAGGAGCCTCGAGATTCATTTCGGCACCTACCACTGGTACGGGCACGTATTCCCATCCTTCGACTATGAAGCGGCCACCACCAACGGTGGGAACAAGACCACCATCCAGCTCGGACGCGGAATGATGTGTCCCGACGTCTTCGCCCACGAGTACACCCATGGGTTCAATTACCACTCGGGACTCATGAACAACTACGGTTACGAGGCAGGTGCCATTGACGAATCTATCGCGGATTTCGCCTCCCAGACCTGGTACCCGAACGACGATGGCGGCTGGGAGTTCGGGAGGGGTTGCGCCAGGATCGGCGACGGCGGCCTCCGAGACCTGGGAAATCCCGGACGGGCCCCATATTATATGCCTGAGCACACGGGAGCAATGGATGCGAAATGCACCTACTTTTCCCTGCTCGGCATCCCGCTCATCCAGGATGAGGACTGCGCCCATTTTTGGGCTGGTGTTCCCAACAAGGCGGCGGTTTACATGGCGGACGGGATCCCTTGGCGCAATCAAAAGCCCTTCGGCCGATCGACGACTGCAGGCCTGCTCTTGGCGACCGTCAAGAGCAGGAGGCTCGCGAACGCGACGCGCTTCGTAGACCTCAAGGAGAACGTGTACCAGCAGTGTAAGGAGTTCGTCGCCTCCCGTTCGGATAAGTACGGTAAGACGTGGACGCAGGACGATTGCACGCTGGTCGATGTAGCGTATGGCGACGTCGGGATCGAGTCCGCCACCTTTTACGGATACTACGCCCAGAAGAACTCGGCGCTTTTCGGCAGCAAGCAGGACGTGAAATTCCGGGAGGACGACACGCTCTTCCGGGGCTGCACTCTCACGAACCAAACGTTGGTCATGGAGACACGGCGGGGGGGAGACAAATGGTCGACATGGGCCGACGGGATGGAGGTGTCTCTGGCGAATGGAGAAGCCGGCGCTCGTGTGACGTACCGGGCGTCCCTCACGGACCTCACCAAACGCGAGGTCCATGTGCATCGGTGGTCGGAGTGGAACCACTGGAACGTGGTGTGGGTCACCGAAGATTTCCCGCCAGGCTTCGCTCGCGAAGACTGCGTCGCGCCCGACGGGTTCCATCTCGTCGTCGCCTACAGCACGGCGAAGGTCAACGAGTGGCCTGCGTTCTTCGACGGACACTCGGGCAACAGGAGAATTAACTGGGACGTCACCCTACCTGCCGGCTGTCAGCGTCATCTGGCCCTGGGAATTCACTACCACGACACGGTTCCCCTGGGTACTCTGAAAACCGAGGGCCACAAAGGCCACGGATACTCGGTGTCCAGTAGGGACCAGGAGGATAAGCAATCGCTCGGAGCTACCCTTCATTGGTGGCATGATGGGCTCAGCCAGATTCACGCTCGAGTCGCCTACAGGCTCTTCGAACAAGACGGCCGCTCGCCGTCTTGCTTGAACGAGTTGAGCGCCGCACTCCAACCTTACCCCTGA
- the xerD gene encoding site-specific tyrosine recombinase XerD: MARPRTRVPVFGPLDPLLDLFLGYIRVERGLSPKTVDAYGEDLRDYFDDLHRAGIASADSIEPTHIEAHLAKLTERGLSGTSQARHLASIRMLHRFLLADRITTKDPARAIERPKPGRKLPVYLSVPEVEALLSAPEPTRVLGARDKAMIELLYATGLRVSELCGLRLNDLNLSAGYLIAKGKGSKERIVPVGQIARISVEHWLDGRRAELLGGRDSLFLFVSRSGKRLSRQVFWRKLRYYALIAGIDRPISPHKLRHSFATHLLEGGADLRAVQQMLGHADVSTTQIYTHVDSRRLRGLYDRFHPRA, from the coding sequence GTGGCTCGTCCTCGCACCCGCGTCCCGGTCTTCGGTCCCCTCGACCCGCTGCTCGACCTGTTCCTCGGCTACATCCGGGTGGAGCGCGGTCTGAGCCCCAAGACGGTGGACGCGTACGGCGAGGACCTCCGCGACTACTTCGACGATCTGCACCGAGCGGGGATCGCATCCGCCGACTCGATCGAGCCGACGCACATCGAGGCCCACCTGGCGAAGCTCACGGAGCGCGGGCTCTCCGGCACTTCGCAGGCTCGCCACCTGGCGTCGATCCGCATGCTCCATCGCTTCCTGCTGGCGGATCGGATCACGACGAAGGATCCGGCACGCGCGATCGAGCGTCCCAAGCCCGGGCGGAAGCTGCCGGTCTACCTGAGCGTGCCGGAGGTCGAGGCGCTCCTGTCGGCGCCAGAGCCCACGCGCGTCCTCGGCGCCCGCGACAAGGCGATGATCGAGCTGCTCTACGCGACAGGCCTTCGCGTCTCGGAGCTCTGCGGGCTGCGGCTGAACGACCTGAACCTCTCGGCCGGCTATCTCATCGCGAAGGGTAAGGGCTCCAAGGAGCGGATCGTTCCGGTTGGGCAGATCGCACGAATCTCGGTGGAGCACTGGCTCGACGGCCGTCGCGCGGAGCTCCTCGGTGGACGGGACTCGCTCTTCCTCTTCGTGAGCCGGAGCGGAAAGCGCCTCTCACGCCAGGTGTTCTGGCGGAAGCTTCGGTACTACGCGCTGATCGCCGGGATCGACCGGCCGATCTCGCCCCACAAGCTGCGCCACAGCTTCGCGACCCACCTCCTCGAGGGAGGCGCGGACCTTCGCGCCGTCCAGCAGATGCTGGGCCATGCCGACGTCTCGACCACGCAGATCTACACCCACGTGGACTCGCGGCGCCTGCGCGGACTCTACGACCGCTTCCATCCCCGCGCGTAG
- a CDS encoding MATE family efflux transporter, whose amino-acid sequence MSVDGAIHPNPAIDWAGRPLPALTRLAWPTAISMLSYSAMTLVDTIFVGRLGPAAIAGVGFGGVASFALMCFPLGLVRSAKILVSHEAGAGRPGSSAPILGSGLVLSALLGLLLLGAAFGISPLIAGMGGGGEAGHHATTYFDIRLWFAPFVLAYNALREVRFGTGDARSPMVAALAANALNIGLNYWLIFGLQLGVSGSAWATNIACVLEGGILAWAQRGDGLRFDRMGHWLRSLARLGIPTGLQFVLEVGSFTLLAGLISSMGEVQMAAHQIAVQVLQFSFLPAIAIGEAASVMSGQAVGAGRLDLVPSVAKRAMQITLVYTLVCGAVFLLGGRSIVSGFTDDPTLASVAVHLLFLGAFFQVADGANIVARLVLRGTGDVRFAAIFGIVIAWACTPPLTWLLGHQLGMGAFGGWLGLAMEILAGACVFWLRLKRGGWRPIAEELRRKGAEPDPAPAPLAA is encoded by the coding sequence ATGTCGGTCGACGGCGCCATCCATCCGAACCCCGCGATCGACTGGGCCGGCAGACCGCTGCCAGCGCTGACGCGCCTGGCGTGGCCCACGGCCATCTCGATGCTGTCGTACAGCGCGATGACGCTGGTCGACACGATCTTCGTGGGCCGGCTCGGCCCCGCCGCCATCGCGGGGGTGGGCTTCGGCGGCGTGGCCTCCTTCGCGCTGATGTGCTTCCCCCTGGGCCTGGTGCGCTCGGCGAAGATCCTCGTCTCCCACGAAGCGGGCGCCGGCAGACCCGGCTCGTCCGCGCCCATCCTCGGATCGGGCCTGGTGCTCTCGGCCCTCCTCGGGCTCCTGCTGCTCGGCGCGGCCTTCGGCATCTCGCCCTTGATCGCCGGCATGGGCGGCGGGGGCGAGGCGGGCCACCACGCGACCACCTACTTCGACATCCGGCTCTGGTTTGCGCCTTTCGTCCTCGCCTACAACGCGCTGCGTGAAGTCCGCTTCGGCACCGGCGACGCGCGCTCGCCCATGGTCGCGGCCCTTGCCGCGAACGCGCTCAACATCGGCCTCAACTACTGGCTGATCTTCGGCCTCCAGCTCGGCGTTTCGGGCTCGGCCTGGGCCACCAACATCGCCTGCGTCCTCGAGGGCGGAATTCTCGCCTGGGCCCAGCGCGGCGACGGCCTGCGCTTCGACCGGATGGGCCACTGGCTCCGGAGCCTCGCCCGCCTCGGGATCCCCACCGGGCTCCAGTTCGTCCTCGAGGTGGGCTCCTTCACGCTCCTGGCGGGCCTGATCTCCTCGATGGGCGAGGTTCAGATGGCGGCCCACCAGATCGCGGTGCAGGTCCTCCAGTTCTCGTTCCTTCCTGCGATCGCCATCGGGGAGGCCGCGTCCGTGATGTCCGGCCAAGCGGTTGGCGCCGGCCGACTGGACCTCGTCCCCTCGGTGGCGAAGCGGGCGATGCAGATCACGCTGGTCTACACGCTCGTGTGTGGCGCGGTCTTCCTCCTCGGCGGCCGCTCCATCGTCTCCGGCTTCACGGACGATCCCACGCTCGCCTCGGTCGCGGTTCACCTCCTCTTCCTGGGCGCGTTCTTCCAGGTGGCCGACGGCGCGAACATCGTCGCCCGCCTCGTGCTCCGGGGCACCGGCGACGTGCGCTTCGCCGCGATCTTCGGGATCGTGATCGCTTGGGCCTGCACCCCGCCGCTCACGTGGCTCCTCGGGCACCAGCTGGGCATGGGCGCGTTCGGCGGCTGGCTCGGCCTCGCCATGGAGATCCTCGCGGGCGCCTGCGTCTTCTGGCTGCGGCTGAAGCGGGGCGGCTGGAGGCCCATCGCCGAGGAGCTGCGCCGCAAGGGCGCCGAGCCGGATCCTGCCCCAGCGCCCCTCGCCGCCTGA
- the asnS gene encoding asparagine--tRNA ligase, whose protein sequence is MSFPRAWINEIGQYEGQDVELRGWLDNRRSSGKLHFLQVRDGTGVIQCVMFKGDVSEALFQEADHLPQESAIKVRGSVRADARSPLGFELSVKDLEVVSRAEPDFPIGRKEHGVAFLMEKRHLWLRSSRQRVVMAVRHTIIKAIRDYFDGHGFRLTDAPIFTPAACEGTSTLFEVPYFEMGKAYLTQSGQLYGEAAAMAYGKVYTFGPTFRAEKSKTRRHLTEFWMVEPEVAFMDLDEDMDLAEDFLCFIAQRVLENHAKELASILERDVSKLETVKKPFPRITYDEAVKVLQAAGNPIKWGDDFGGDEETILCSQYDRPVMVHRYPADLKAFYFKHDPTNPKLALGVDVLAPEGYGEIIGGGQREESFDTLVARIEAHQLPREAFEWYLDLRRWGSVPHSGFGLGVERTVAWMCGLHHVRETIPFPRMMERLTP, encoded by the coding sequence ATGAGCTTTCCGCGCGCATGGATCAACGAGATCGGCCAGTACGAGGGGCAGGACGTCGAGCTGCGGGGTTGGCTCGACAATCGCCGCTCCTCCGGAAAGCTCCACTTCCTCCAGGTCCGCGACGGCACCGGCGTGATCCAGTGCGTCATGTTCAAGGGCGACGTTTCCGAGGCCCTCTTCCAGGAGGCCGACCACCTGCCCCAGGAATCGGCGATCAAGGTCCGCGGCAGCGTGCGCGCGGACGCCCGCTCGCCCCTCGGCTTCGAGCTCTCGGTGAAGGATCTCGAGGTCGTCTCCCGCGCGGAGCCGGACTTCCCGATCGGCCGCAAGGAGCACGGCGTCGCCTTCCTCATGGAGAAGCGGCACCTCTGGCTGCGCTCCAGCCGGCAGCGTGTGGTGATGGCCGTGCGCCACACCATCATCAAGGCGATCCGCGACTACTTCGACGGGCACGGCTTCCGCCTCACGGACGCGCCGATCTTCACGCCCGCGGCGTGCGAGGGCACCTCCACGCTCTTCGAGGTCCCCTACTTCGAGATGGGCAAGGCCTACCTCACCCAGAGCGGCCAGCTCTACGGCGAGGCCGCCGCGATGGCCTACGGCAAGGTCTACACCTTCGGCCCGACCTTCCGCGCCGAGAAGTCCAAGACCCGCCGGCACCTCACCGAGTTCTGGATGGTGGAGCCCGAGGTCGCCTTCATGGACCTCGACGAGGACATGGATCTCGCCGAGGACTTCCTCTGCTTCATCGCGCAGCGGGTCCTCGAGAACCACGCCAAGGAGCTGGCGAGCATCCTCGAGCGCGACGTTTCGAAGCTCGAGACGGTGAAGAAGCCCTTCCCGCGGATCACCTACGACGAGGCGGTGAAGGTCCTCCAGGCGGCCGGAAACCCGATCAAGTGGGGCGACGACTTCGGCGGCGACGAGGAGACGATCCTCTGCTCGCAGTACGACCGGCCGGTGATGGTCCACCGCTACCCGGCCGACCTCAAGGCCTTCTACTTCAAGCACGATCCGACGAACCCGAAGCTCGCCCTCGGCGTGGACGTCCTGGCGCCCGAGGGCTACGGCGAGATCATCGGCGGCGGCCAGCGCGAGGAGAGCTTCGACACCCTCGTGGCGCGGATCGAGGCGCACCAGCTCCCGCGCGAAGCCTTCGAGTGGTACCTCGACCTGCGCCGCTGGGGCTCCGTGCCCCACTCCGGCTTCGGCCTTGGGGTCGAGCGGACGGTGGCCTGGATGTGCGGGCTGCACCACGTCCGCGAGACCATCCCCTTCCCGCGGATGATGGAGCGCCTCACGCCGTAA
- the leuS gene encoding leucine--tRNA ligase: MQERYEPQTIEPKWQDRWEAEGLFAAGRRGDLPKKYVLEMFPYPSGALHMGHVRNYLLGDVIARYSRMKGFDVLHPMGWDALGLPAENAAIKDKRHPAERTRENVRSFKAEMKRVGFSYDWSREISTDDPAYYKWSQWFFLKFRERGLVYRRMAHVNWCPGCQTVIANEQVKDGLCERSSDPVVIKQMAEWAFRITEYSERLLRNLDELKDWPEEVVKKQRNWIGKSEGAELDFAVDGSSEKVRVFTTRADTVFGCTYVVVAPDHPMLAAIVPADRREAVTAFAADQARKAATKGRDEELPKEGVDTGARAVHPFTGAKLPIWAANFVVSDYGTGAVMSVPAHDERDFEFATLYGLPIVRVIRPADGAALPADAAFTEDGVLENSGPYTGQTSPDARKAIAAAAKEGGFGGPSVTYRQRDWGISRQRYWGTPIPIVYCEACDPAGEGIAVPYDQLPVELPEIDVAAVLTGRGEPPLAKVPSFVNTTCPGCGGPARREVETMDTFVDSSWYFARYLDPKNDELPFSRSSADRWLPVDVYVGGPEHSTMHLLYFRFWTMVMQEMGLCAEEEPVKRLVTQGIVNGPDGRKMSKRWGNVVAPATIVDRYGADAARTFTMFAGPPDRDIQWSDEQVEGSARFLQRIWRLAYRHRDSAGLPGDLPADGRSLEIRRAAHKTLRRVTEDLERLSFNTAVARAMELVNFLTPVEPETDAERAAMAEAIRLLAAMLSPIAPHLAEEIAEVYGATRSLQATEWPAYDPALTEEDTRVYAVQVNGKLRGEVAIRADAGEDEVKAAAQADAKVAPHLAGMTVRKVIFVKGRLVNFVVSP, encoded by the coding sequence ATGCAGGAACGCTACGAGCCGCAGACCATCGAGCCCAAGTGGCAGGACCGCTGGGAGGCGGAGGGTCTCTTTGCCGCCGGCCGACGGGGCGACCTGCCGAAGAAGTACGTCCTCGAGATGTTCCCGTACCCCTCGGGCGCCCTGCACATGGGGCACGTGCGCAACTACCTCCTCGGCGACGTCATCGCCCGCTACTCGCGGATGAAGGGCTTCGACGTGCTGCACCCCATGGGCTGGGACGCCCTGGGGCTTCCGGCGGAGAACGCGGCGATCAAGGACAAGCGCCATCCGGCGGAGCGCACCCGCGAGAACGTGCGCTCGTTCAAGGCCGAGATGAAGCGGGTTGGCTTCTCCTACGACTGGTCCCGGGAGATCTCCACCGACGATCCCGCCTACTACAAGTGGAGCCAGTGGTTCTTCCTGAAGTTCCGGGAGCGGGGCCTCGTGTACCGCCGGATGGCCCACGTGAACTGGTGCCCCGGCTGCCAGACGGTGATCGCCAACGAGCAGGTGAAGGACGGGCTCTGCGAGCGCTCCAGCGATCCGGTGGTGATCAAGCAGATGGCCGAGTGGGCCTTCCGGATCACCGAGTACTCCGAGCGCCTCCTGCGGAACCTCGACGAGCTGAAGGACTGGCCGGAAGAGGTGGTGAAGAAGCAGCGGAACTGGATCGGCAAGAGCGAGGGCGCGGAGCTCGACTTCGCCGTCGACGGCTCGTCCGAGAAGGTCCGCGTCTTCACGACCCGGGCCGACACGGTCTTCGGCTGCACCTACGTGGTGGTGGCGCCCGACCATCCGATGCTGGCCGCGATCGTCCCCGCGGATCGGCGGGAGGCCGTGACCGCGTTCGCCGCCGACCAGGCGCGTAAGGCGGCGACGAAGGGCCGGGACGAGGAGCTGCCGAAGGAGGGCGTCGACACCGGCGCCCGCGCGGTCCACCCCTTCACAGGCGCGAAGCTCCCGATCTGGGCTGCGAACTTTGTGGTCTCCGACTACGGCACCGGCGCGGTGATGAGCGTTCCGGCCCACGACGAGCGCGACTTCGAGTTCGCGACGCTCTACGGCCTGCCGATCGTTCGGGTGATCCGTCCGGCCGACGGCGCGGCCCTGCCCGCTGACGCCGCCTTCACCGAAGACGGCGTGCTCGAGAACAGCGGTCCCTACACGGGCCAGACCTCCCCCGATGCGCGGAAGGCCATCGCGGCGGCCGCGAAGGAGGGCGGATTCGGCGGTCCCTCCGTGACCTACCGGCAGCGCGATTGGGGGATCTCCCGTCAGCGCTACTGGGGCACGCCGATCCCCATCGTCTACTGCGAGGCCTGCGATCCGGCGGGGGAGGGGATCGCGGTCCCCTACGACCAGCTCCCGGTGGAGCTCCCGGAGATCGACGTCGCCGCAGTGCTCACGGGTCGCGGCGAGCCGCCGCTCGCGAAGGTGCCTTCCTTCGTGAACACCACCTGCCCCGGCTGCGGCGGCCCCGCCCGGCGCGAGGTGGAGACGATGGACACCTTCGTCGACTCGAGCTGGTACTTCGCCCGCTACCTGGATCCGAAGAACGACGAGCTGCCGTTCTCGCGGTCGAGCGCGGATCGCTGGTTGCCCGTGGACGTCTACGTGGGAGGTCCCGAGCACTCCACGATGCACCTCCTCTACTTCCGCTTCTGGACCATGGTGATGCAGGAGATGGGGCTCTGCGCGGAGGAAGAGCCCGTGAAGCGCCTCGTCACCCAGGGCATCGTGAACGGTCCCGACGGCCGGAAGATGTCCAAGCGCTGGGGCAACGTGGTGGCGCCCGCCACCATCGTGGATCGCTACGGCGCCGACGCGGCCCGCACCTTCACCATGTTCGCAGGGCCTCCGGACCGCGACATCCAGTGGTCCGACGAGCAGGTGGAGGGGAGCGCTCGGTTCCTCCAGCGGATCTGGCGCCTCGCGTACCGGCACCGCGACTCGGCCGGCCTCCCCGGGGATCTCCCCGCCGACGGCCGCTCGCTCGAGATCCGGCGCGCTGCCCACAAGACGCTTCGCCGGGTGACGGAGGACCTCGAGAGGCTCTCGTTCAATACCGCGGTGGCCCGGGCCATGGAGCTCGTGAACTTCCTCACGCCGGTGGAGCCGGAGACCGACGCCGAGCGCGCCGCCATGGCGGAGGCCATTCGCCTCCTGGCCGCCATGCTCTCGCCGATCGCTCCGCACCTGGCGGAGGAGATCGCCGAGGTCTACGGCGCCACGCGCTCGCTCCAGGCCACCGAGTGGCCCGCCTACGATCCGGCCCTCACCGAGGAGGACACCCGAGTCTACGCGGTGCAGGTCAACGGCAAGCTCCGCGGCGAGGTGGCGATCCGCGCCGACGCCGGCGAGGACGAGGTGAAGGCCGCCGCCCAGGCGGACGCCAAGGTCGCGCCCCACCTCGCGGGCATGACGGTCCGCAAGGTGATCTTCGTGAAGGGCCGCCTCGTGAACTTCGTGGTCTCGCCGTGA
- the lptE gene encoding LPS assembly lipoprotein LptE — translation MTLRVTQPAGRRDLPGLARAGRDIGARALAAARPLMKALPLALAIGGCGYQFAVGGPGFPDDIRAVYVPVFANRTSEPEAGAIFSEALAETLARAGRTAGPAAPARVDGEIVSMIAAPAATTRDGTGVGIYRLSAVVRLSLVRDGAELCRRELAGSEDYLPATNLQALEASRREAVRRLAATMMASAGRELCPNLAPR, via the coding sequence GTGACGCTTCGGGTGACCCAGCCGGCGGGCCGCCGGGACCTCCCGGGGCTCGCGAGAGCAGGGCGCGACATCGGCGCCCGCGCGCTCGCGGCGGCGAGGCCGCTGATGAAGGCGCTGCCGCTGGCCCTGGCCATCGGTGGCTGCGGCTATCAGTTCGCCGTAGGCGGACCGGGGTTCCCGGACGACATCCGCGCGGTGTACGTGCCCGTCTTCGCCAACCGCACCAGCGAGCCGGAGGCGGGCGCGATCTTCTCCGAGGCCCTGGCCGAGACCCTGGCGCGAGCGGGCAGGACGGCAGGCCCCGCCGCTCCTGCCAGGGTCGATGGCGAGATCGTCTCGATGATCGCGGCTCCGGCGGCCACCACCCGCGACGGCACGGGCGTCGGGATCTACCGGCTCTCGGCGGTCGTGCGGCTCAGCCTGGTCCGGGACGGCGCCGAGCTTTGCCGGCGAGAGCTCGCGGGCTCCGAGGACTACCTCCCCGCCACGAATCTCCAGGCGCTGGAAGCGTCGCGCCGCGAGGCGGTCCGCCGTCTGGCTGCGACGATGATGGCGAGCGCGGGGCGCGAGCTCTGCCCGAACCTCGCTCCGCGCTGA